A part of Nitrospira sp. genomic DNA contains:
- a CDS encoding helix-turn-helix domain-containing protein: MLLTIKDVSAWLKIKPSTLYLWAAQGRIPSQKIYGLVRFEREKVTEWLDSFERKSPESVPRASRASHRDLDRIIEAAKRDAYTPPPGKPSTASPKGREVDRGAR; encoded by the coding sequence ATGTTGCTGACGATCAAAGATGTATCCGCCTGGCTCAAGATCAAACCCTCAACGCTCTACCTCTGGGCTGCTCAAGGTAGGATTCCCAGTCAGAAGATATATGGCTTGGTCCGGTTCGAGCGAGAGAAGGTGACGGAATGGTTGGATTCGTTTGAGCGGAAATCACCCGAATCAGTGCCGCGAGCGTCACGGGCGAGTCACCGCGATCTGGATCGCATCATTGAAGCGGCCAAGCGAGACGCCTATACTCCGCCCCCGGGGAAACCATCGACAGCGAGCCCAAAGGGAAGGGAGGTAGACCGTGGGGCTCGTTAA
- a CDS encoding helix-turn-helix domain-containing protein: MKRTSHNHRVSVRELAELLRVSTDTIRRAYRRGDLPAILVKTALRFDLEEVHRVMQRQAEAYRSARRCAASGARRMPIEAQPPPCQTGAQIPAENKS, translated from the coding sequence ATGAAAAGAACATCCCACAACCACCGCGTGTCGGTTCGGGAATTGGCTGAGCTGCTGCGGGTCAGCACCGATACCATTCGACGGGCCTACCGAAGAGGAGACCTCCCGGCAATTCTGGTGAAGACCGCGCTCCGGTTCGATCTGGAGGAAGTCCATCGCGTGATGCAACGCCAGGCCGAGGCCTATCGGAGCGCACGGCGATGCGCCGCAAGCGGCGCACGCCGGATGCCCATAGAGGCACAGCCCCCGCCTTGTCAAACGGGGGCGCAAATTCCAGCAGAGAATAAATCATGA